A stretch of the Aulosira sp. FACHB-615 genome encodes the following:
- a CDS encoding DUF3493 domain-containing protein, producing MVDPNPKTRLNPEQYARLKAEIAAPYRGLRQFIYVAVGASSFIGAFVFFFRVLAGKELETALPNLALQVGIVALMVFLWRWEKRRQLPK from the coding sequence ATGGTAGACCCAAATCCCAAAACACGCCTAAACCCAGAACAATATGCCCGTCTGAAAGCAGAAATCGCTGCACCTTATCGCGGCTTACGGCAATTTATCTATGTTGCTGTGGGCGCTTCTAGTTTTATTGGTGCATTTGTCTTCTTTTTTCGCGTACTTGCTGGCAAAGAACTTGAGACTGCTTTACCGAATTTAGCATTGCAAGTTGGAATTGTTGCCCTGATGGTCTTTTTGTGGCGCTGGGAAAAACGTCGGCAACTACCTAAATAG
- a CDS encoding DUF2993 domain-containing protein: protein MFGGLTGLQDPKGTDWGERMLNTVASQTIRHLFTQSESVEVLVRCYPSSKLLQGSIDSFKMNGRGLVIRKDFAVEEMSFETDAVAIDFGAVLSGKLSLKQPTQAIAQVVLSETGINQAFKAELVKKRLVNLDVPALTELSGGQPVSFPEVQVQLLPENHLRITAKADLNNGELVPINMIVSIAVERRRRISFKDPQIDLEQVPETQKAISQTLSVALADILDNMVDLDRFDLDGVKMRLNRLETEGQKLIFSGYAEVERIPRSGGSAT from the coding sequence ATGTTCGGCGGACTAACTGGTTTACAAGATCCTAAAGGCACTGACTGGGGTGAGCGAATGCTCAACACAGTGGCCAGCCAAACGATTCGCCATCTGTTTACCCAAAGCGAGTCAGTAGAAGTCTTGGTACGCTGCTATCCCTCCAGTAAGTTGTTGCAAGGTAGCATTGATAGTTTCAAAATGAACGGACGTGGCTTGGTGATCCGCAAAGATTTTGCGGTGGAGGAGATGTCGTTTGAAACGGATGCAGTGGCGATAGATTTTGGCGCGGTATTAAGTGGCAAATTAAGCCTGAAGCAACCTACACAAGCGATCGCCCAAGTAGTATTATCCGAAACAGGCATTAACCAGGCTTTCAAGGCAGAACTCGTGAAAAAGCGCCTAGTTAACCTTGATGTACCTGCTTTAACAGAATTATCTGGTGGTCAGCCAGTTTCCTTTCCTGAAGTTCAGGTACAACTCTTACCAGAAAATCACCTGCGAATTACCGCCAAAGCCGATTTAAATAATGGCGAACTCGTTCCCATAAATATGATAGTTTCCATAGCTGTGGAAAGGCGGCGACGCATTTCTTTTAAAGACCCCCAAATTGACCTTGAGCAAGTCCCAGAAACGCAAAAAGCAATTTCTCAAACCCTGAGTGTGGCGCTGGCAGACATTTTAGATAATATGGTTGATTTAGATCGCTTTGACCTAGATGGAGTCAAAATGCGGCTCAATCGTTTAGAAACTGAAGGGCAAAAATTAATTTTCAGTGGATATGCGGAGGTTGAACGTATCCCTCGTAGCGGGGGTAGTGCAACTTAA
- a CDS encoding tetratricopeptide repeat protein, giving the protein MKILPISSIIVSLIAAIGESPLVLAVPTQVALQENAQITQKQPQKLAQFQDDGNSERSQLVQQANNLLNSGDLTGAEKVLRRLIKKYPDDAFGHFQLGNVLRRQKQPEAAITAYQEALRLKPKYALAYNAIGVVYATQDRWDDAISQYRKALEINPSYGEAMTNLGQALWQVNKKDEAVASLEKALNIFKTQSRNDRVYQIEQMLKQIRAADNPGVS; this is encoded by the coding sequence ATGAAGATTCTACCCATTAGTAGCATCATAGTGAGTCTCATAGCTGCAATTGGTGAATCGCCATTAGTGTTAGCAGTTCCTACACAAGTTGCATTGCAAGAAAATGCACAAATTACTCAAAAACAACCACAAAAACTAGCACAATTTCAGGATGATGGAAATTCCGAGCGATCGCAACTAGTTCAACAAGCAAACAATTTATTAAACAGTGGTGATTTAACAGGTGCAGAAAAAGTCTTACGTAGATTAATTAAAAAGTATCCCGACGATGCTTTTGGACATTTTCAACTTGGTAATGTACTGCGGCGACAAAAGCAACCAGAAGCAGCGATTACAGCTTATCAAGAAGCCCTTCGTCTCAAGCCAAAATATGCTTTAGCTTACAATGCGATCGGTGTTGTGTATGCAACTCAAGACCGTTGGGATGATGCTATTAGTCAATATCGCAAAGCTTTAGAAATAAACCCTAGTTATGGGGAAGCCATGACTAATTTAGGACAAGCACTATGGCAAGTTAATAAAAAAGATGAGGCGGTTGCTTCTTTAGAAAAAGCTTTAAATATTTTTAAAACCCAAAGTCGCAATGATAGAGTTTACCAGATTGAACAAATGTTAAAACAAATTCGGGCTGCTGATAATCCTGGCGTATCTTGA
- a CDS encoding DHA2 family efflux MFS transporter permease subunit codes for MANISAVAPEGIPLRTWIGVLASMLGAFMAVLDIQITNASLQEIQASLGATLEEGSWISTAYLVAEIVVIPLTGWLSRVFSLRLYLLVNTGLFIFFSICCAWAWDLNSMIVFRALQGFTGGVLIPSALTVVLTTLPPAKQSIGLAAFAITAVFAPSIGPTLGGWLTENYSWEYSFYINVFPGALMLAGVWYGIKQVQPQIQLLKQGDWWGIFSMAIGLGSLQVVLEEGSRKDWFGSPLIVRLSIIAAIFLTLFFLIELTRKQPFINLRLLRYRNFGLASVVNVSLGIGLYGSIYILPLYLAQIQKYNALQIGEVLIWAGIPQLFIIPFIPKLMQRIDVRFMVALGVTLFAISAFMNAGLTNQTGLDQLRWSQLVRAMGQPLIMVPLTSIATAGLNPKDAGSASGLFNMMRNMGGSIGIAVLATLLSNREQFHSNRLGDAVSLYNPETQQRIDQMTQYFISRGADLSTAQNQAIASISNVVRREAFVMAFNDCFYFIGLALLLSGIAILFIKKVKATGGAVAH; via the coding sequence ATGGCTAATATTTCGGCTGTAGCACCAGAAGGCATACCCTTAAGAACTTGGATTGGTGTATTAGCCAGTATGCTTGGTGCCTTTATGGCAGTTTTAGATATTCAAATCACTAACGCTTCATTGCAAGAAATTCAAGCATCTTTAGGTGCAACTTTAGAAGAAGGTTCTTGGATTTCTACTGCTTATCTTGTCGCCGAAATTGTCGTCATTCCCTTAACTGGATGGTTATCGCGGGTTTTTTCCCTCAGACTTTATTTATTAGTTAATACTGGATTATTTATCTTCTTTTCTATTTGCTGCGCTTGGGCGTGGGATTTAAATTCCATGATTGTTTTTCGGGCTTTGCAAGGCTTTACAGGAGGCGTTTTAATTCCTTCAGCTTTGACGGTTGTGTTAACAACTTTACCACCCGCCAAACAATCAATAGGACTTGCCGCATTTGCTATTACAGCAGTTTTCGCTCCATCAATTGGCCCGACTTTAGGCGGTTGGTTAACAGAAAATTATAGTTGGGAATATAGTTTTTATATCAATGTGTTTCCTGGTGCATTAATGCTGGCGGGTGTATGGTATGGAATTAAGCAAGTCCAACCCCAAATTCAGTTATTAAAACAAGGTGATTGGTGGGGAATTTTTTCAATGGCTATTGGCTTAGGTTCCCTACAAGTTGTGTTGGAAGAAGGTAGCCGGAAAGATTGGTTTGGCTCACCATTAATTGTACGTTTAAGTATTATTGCCGCAATTTTTCTGACTTTATTTTTCTTGATTGAATTAACTCGTAAGCAACCATTTATTAATTTACGTTTATTACGTTATCGTAACTTTGGTTTAGCTAGTGTTGTAAATGTTTCCCTAGGGATAGGGTTATATGGTTCGATTTATATTTTGCCTTTGTATCTGGCTCAAATTCAAAAATATAACGCACTGCAAATTGGTGAGGTGTTAATTTGGGCAGGGATTCCCCAGTTATTTATTATTCCGTTTATTCCCAAACTTATGCAACGCATTGATGTGCGGTTTATGGTGGCATTAGGAGTAACTTTGTTTGCTATTAGTGCATTTATGAATGCGGGATTGACTAATCAAACCGGGTTAGATCAATTACGTTGGTCACAATTAGTCAGGGCAATGGGACAACCATTAATTATGGTTCCACTGACATCTATTGCAACTGCTGGGTTAAATCCTAAAGATGCAGGTTCAGCCAGTGGTTTATTTAATATGATGCGGAATATGGGTGGTTCTATTGGAATTGCTGTGTTAGCAACTTTATTAAGTAATAGAGAGCAATTTCACTCGAATAGATTAGGCGATGCTGTGTCTTTATATAACCCAGAAACGCAACAGCGAATTGACCAAATGACACAATATTTTATCAGCCGTGGTGCAGATTTAAGCACAGCACAAAATCAGGCGATCGCATCTATTTCCAATGTTGTTCGCCGCGAAGCATTTGTTATGGCTTTTAATGATTGTTTTTACTTTATTGGTCTAGCTTTATTACTTAGTGGGATTGCGATTTTATTCATTAAAAAAGTAAAAGCAACTGGTGGTGCAGTTGCCCATTAA
- a CDS encoding MFS transporter, producing MTKFKQLQLPAFQSKNYRLFFAGQGISLIGTWMTQLATVWLVYDLTNSPLMLGVVGFASQIPSFFLAPFGGVFVDRFSRYRTLIGTQIMAMIQSLALAVLTLTGMIQIWHIIALSLLQGLINALDAPARQAFVPELVERREDLANAIAINSTMINGARLIGPAIGGLLIARVGVAYCFLIDGLSYIAVIASLLAMNIKPWKIPSSPDNPLKRVKEGFIYAFTFPPIRAILLLSALVSLMGLQNTILVPVFAETIFKGGAETLGFLMAASGVGALSGGIYLATRKTILGIGKLIAIAPAILGCGLIAFSVSRFLPLSLFTMLFVGLGTILQIAASNTFLQTIVEEDKRGRLMSLYTMSFLGMIPIGNLIGGGIADIIGAPNTLIIDGIACIIGSIFFSRQLPVLRQMVIPIYEQKGILVRK from the coding sequence ATGACCAAATTTAAACAGTTGCAACTACCTGCCTTTCAGTCAAAAAACTATCGCTTGTTTTTTGCGGGACAAGGAATTTCCTTAATTGGCACATGGATGACTCAACTAGCTACTGTTTGGCTAGTGTATGACTTAACTAATTCACCATTAATGCTAGGTGTAGTTGGATTTGCTAGTCAAATCCCCAGTTTTTTTCTCGCTCCCTTTGGTGGCGTGTTTGTAGATCGCTTTTCGCGGTATCGTACTTTAATTGGCACGCAAATTATGGCGATGATCCAGTCTTTAGCGTTAGCTGTACTAACACTAACAGGCATGATTCAAATTTGGCATATCATCGCGTTGAGTTTATTACAAGGATTGATTAACGCTTTAGATGCGCCAGCTAGACAAGCATTTGTCCCGGAACTAGTTGAACGTAGAGAAGATTTAGCGAATGCGATCGCCATCAATTCAACTATGATTAATGGGGCGCGACTTATTGGCCCCGCCATAGGCGGATTATTAATTGCCAGAGTTGGTGTTGCTTACTGTTTTTTAATCGACGGCTTGAGTTACATTGCTGTGATTGCCAGCTTACTAGCAATGAACATTAAGCCGTGGAAAATACCGTCTAGTCCAGATAATCCCTTAAAAAGAGTTAAAGAGGGATTTATTTATGCTTTTACCTTTCCCCCAATTCGCGCCATTTTATTACTATCAGCTTTAGTTAGTTTAATGGGGTTGCAAAATACAATTCTAGTACCAGTTTTTGCCGAAACAATCTTCAAAGGTGGTGCCGAAACTTTAGGCTTTTTAATGGCAGCATCAGGCGTGGGAGCATTATCAGGGGGGATATATCTCGCTACTCGTAAAACTATTTTAGGCATTGGGAAATTAATTGCGATCGCACCAGCAATATTAGGCTGTGGTCTGATTGCATTTTCTGTTTCTCGATTTTTACCATTGTCTTTATTCACAATGCTATTTGTCGGTTTAGGAACAATTTTACAAATTGCTGCAAGTAATACCTTTTTGCAAACCATTGTGGAAGAAGATAAACGTGGAAGGTTAATGAGTCTATACACAATGTCATTTTTAGGTATGATACCTATAGGCAATTTAATCGGCGGTGGAATTGCAGATATCATTGGCGCTCCTAATACATTAATTATTGATGGTATAGCTTGTATTATCGGTTCAATATTTTTTAGTAGACAACTGCCAGTTTTACGGCAAATGGTAATACCGATTTATGAACAGAAAGGTATTTTAGTTAGGAAGTAA
- a CDS encoding HlyD family secretion protein, whose translation MTTTTLNGRKKEKTSVVETEIITDTETLDAVIATPEAPETDVHPQPEKKPRSSKRLPLILAGLGVGAIAAGTFGYNYWQYASSHEETDNATVSGHVHQVSSKIPGTVAQVLVNDNQEVQPGQLLVKLDPRDYESKVQQAAAALANARSQAEAAAANIALTAETTNAKTTQAQGDVSGAVSAISTAQAAVREAQAGIPAAQADVELAQAGIPAAQAQVAQANANLQKAETDYNRYNSLYKEGAIARQQLDAAKAAYDVALAQKNAAIQGVEQAQARLASAKVGVAQAQSRLAQAQEGVTSAQAKLAASRGGLQQATAGTQDTSVKRSQYEAAKAAIAQAEASLKDAQLQLSYTNVTAPSAGRVGKKTVEIGNRIQAGTPLMAIVDNENWVVANFKETQLERMRPGQPVEVKLDAFPHHTFSGKVDSISPASGAQFALLPPDNATGNFTKVVQRIPVKIVLDQKSIQGYDSRITPGMSAEVSVEVK comes from the coding sequence ATGACAACAACCACATTAAACGGACGCAAAAAAGAGAAAACATCTGTTGTCGAAACAGAAATAATTACTGATACTGAGACTTTAGATGCAGTGATCGCCACGCCAGAAGCACCGGAAACCGATGTCCACCCGCAGCCAGAGAAAAAACCCCGTAGTTCAAAGCGATTACCTTTAATTTTGGCGGGGTTGGGTGTAGGTGCGATCGCTGCTGGTACATTTGGTTATAACTACTGGCAATACGCTTCCTCTCACGAAGAAACAGACAATGCCACTGTTAGCGGGCATGTTCACCAAGTTAGTAGCAAAATTCCCGGAACGGTTGCTCAAGTTTTAGTCAACGACAACCAAGAAGTGCAACCGGGACAGTTACTAGTTAAACTTGACCCCCGTGACTATGAAAGTAAAGTGCAGCAAGCCGCCGCCGCCTTAGCCAACGCCCGCAGTCAAGCCGAAGCCGCCGCCGCCAATATTGCCTTAACGGCGGAAACCACCAATGCTAAGACAACTCAAGCCCAAGGTGATGTGAGCGGGGCGGTATCTGCCATTTCCACCGCCCAAGCAGCAGTACGAGAAGCCCAAGCCGGGATTCCCGCCGCCCAAGCCGATGTGGAATTAGCCCAAGCCGGGATTCCCGCCGCCCAAGCCCAGGTAGCCCAAGCCAACGCCAACCTGCAAAAAGCGGAAACAGATTACAACCGTTACAACAGCTTATATAAAGAAGGTGCGATCGCTCGTCAACAGTTGGATGCAGCCAAAGCCGCCTATGATGTCGCTTTAGCCCAGAAAAATGCCGCCATCCAAGGAGTTGAACAAGCCCAAGCCAGATTAGCCTCTGCCAAAGTTGGGGTAGCTCAAGCCCAATCTCGACTCGCCCAAGCCCAAGAAGGTGTCACCAGCGCCCAAGCAAAACTCGCAGCATCGAGAGGCGGATTGCAACAAGCTACGGCTGGAACTCAAGATACTAGCGTCAAACGTAGCCAATACGAAGCTGCTAAAGCTGCGATCGCCCAGGCTGAAGCATCCTTAAAAGATGCCCAATTGCAGTTATCCTACACCAACGTTACTGCCCCTAGTGCTGGGCGAGTTGGTAAAAAAACCGTGGAAATTGGCAATAGAATCCAAGCCGGAACACCATTAATGGCGATTGTTGATAACGAAAACTGGGTAGTAGCCAACTTTAAAGAAACCCAACTAGAAAGAATGCGCCCCGGACAACCAGTAGAAGTCAAACTCGATGCCTTTCCTCACCACACCTTTAGCGGCAAAGTTGACAGCATTTCCCCGGCTTCCGGCGCTCAATTTGCTTTATTACCACCAGACAACGCGACAGGTAACTTTACCAAAGTAGTGCAACGCATTCCTGTGAAGATAGTTTTAGACCAAAAGAGTATCCAAGGTTACGACTCCAGGATTACACCAGGGATGTCTGCGGAAGTTAGTGTGGAAGTTAAATAA
- a CDS encoding MarR family winged helix-turn-helix transcriptional regulator — protein MVTQPNNSTTCESWQQVLAPYNLGYRIKLLSQLLTRKLTDKLEPFGLTPFHWLVLCCLWQEDGLPTSSIGEKLQQVGGTLTGVLDRMEERGLVRRERDVHDRRIWRIWLTDAGKELEKVLPPLAAELREEAMRGISTDDREYFSQLLNKAIANLS, from the coding sequence ATGGTTACTCAACCTAATAATTCTACTACTTGTGAGTCTTGGCAGCAAGTTTTAGCGCCTTACAATTTGGGTTATCGAATCAAACTACTTTCACAACTGCTGACCCGCAAGTTGACTGACAAACTAGAACCTTTTGGGCTAACACCATTTCATTGGTTGGTGCTGTGTTGTTTGTGGCAAGAAGATGGTTTACCCACATCCAGTATTGGTGAGAAGTTGCAGCAGGTAGGTGGGACTTTAACAGGCGTACTAGACCGGATGGAAGAACGAGGCTTAGTCCGTCGAGAACGAGATGTACACGATCGCCGAATTTGGCGTATCTGGTTGACGGATGCAGGTAAGGAACTAGAAAAAGTATTACCGCCACTAGCCGCAGAATTACGTGAAGAAGCTATGCGTGGTATTTCCACCGATGACCGGGAATACTTTTCTCAATTGCTCAATAAAGCCATTGCTAACCTATCTTAA
- a CDS encoding endonuclease domain-containing protein — MTQYQNSKPKPLKNSNSPSSLAGRGLGGGVPGQVWQTTPQLWDRLKPLARQMRCEPTPAEKRLWEKLRHKQLLGFKFRRQQTIDRFIVDFYCSEAQLVVEVDGEIHDYTQVEDAIRQEFLESLGLQVVRFRNEDVMERIEGVLDDIAACLQR, encoded by the coding sequence ATGACCCAATATCAAAACTCCAAGCCAAAACCTCTCAAAAACTCTAATTCTCCCTCCTCGCTTGCGGGGAGGGGGTTAGGGGGTGGGGTTCCAGGCCAAGTTTGGCAAACCACACCTCAACTTTGGGACAGACTCAAACCTTTGGCGCGACAAATGCGGTGTGAACCAACTCCAGCAGAAAAGCGACTTTGGGAGAAGTTGAGACACAAGCAACTTTTGGGGTTCAAGTTCCGTCGCCAGCAAACAATTGACCGTTTTATCGTCGATTTTTACTGTAGTGAAGCGCAGTTAGTGGTGGAAGTGGATGGCGAAATTCACGATTACACCCAAGTAGAAGATGCAATACGTCAAGAGTTTTTGGAGAGTTTAGGGTTACAGGTTGTGCGATTTAGAAATGAGGATGTGATGGAGAGGATAGAGGGGGTGTTAGATGATATTGCTGCTTGTTTGCAGAGATGA
- a CDS encoding FAD-dependent hydroxylase: MALTQFTQTISPQQPATDKRGYDYDLVIVGGGIVGLTLAAALKDSGLNILLIEAKVTSASVAKGQAYAVHLLSALIYQGIGIWDKILPHIAKYRHVRLSDADYPDVVEFDAADIGRSSPELGYVAEHQALLQPLQEFVQKCPNVNYLCPAEVVNTQHQQDIVAIDIKISEQTYTVRSKLLVAADGSRSPIRQAAGIKTHGWKYWQSCIVAFVKPEKPHNDTAYERFWPSGPFAILPLPGNRCRIVWTAPHEEAKALCALDDEQFLAELSRRYGDHMGKLELLGDRFVFQVQLMQSDRYVLPRLALIGDAAHNCHPVGGQGLNLGIRDAAALAQIIQTAHKKGEDIGKIQVLKRYERWRKLENLTILGFTDLLDRMFSNQILPLVAVRRLGLWLMQRVPVLKVFALKLMIGLKGRTPQLAQRF; encoded by the coding sequence ATGGCGCTAACGCAGTTTACTCAAACTATTTCCCCCCAGCAACCCGCAACAGACAAACGGGGGTATGACTATGATTTGGTGATTGTCGGCGGTGGAATTGTTGGGTTAACCCTAGCCGCAGCTTTGAAAGATTCTGGCTTGAATATCTTGCTCATTGAGGCGAAGGTAACATCAGCATCTGTAGCCAAAGGCCAAGCTTATGCAGTGCATCTGCTATCGGCGCTGATTTACCAAGGTATTGGCATTTGGGATAAAATCTTACCCCACATCGCCAAATATCGTCATGTGCGGCTTTCGGATGCTGACTATCCTGATGTGGTGGAATTTGACGCGGCAGATATTGGGAGAAGTTCGCCAGAGTTGGGTTACGTGGCTGAACACCAAGCTTTGTTACAGCCATTGCAAGAATTTGTCCAGAAATGTCCGAATGTGAATTACCTTTGTCCGGCTGAGGTGGTGAATACACAGCATCAGCAGGATATAGTGGCAATCGATATCAAGATTTCTGAGCAGACATACACAGTCCGCAGTAAATTATTGGTGGCGGCGGATGGATCGCGATCGCCAATTCGCCAAGCGGCGGGAATCAAAACTCATGGCTGGAAATATTGGCAGTCTTGTATAGTGGCTTTTGTCAAACCAGAAAAACCCCACAACGATACTGCTTACGAAAGATTTTGGCCGAGTGGCCCCTTTGCAATTTTACCTCTGCCGGGGAACCGTTGCCGCATTGTCTGGACAGCCCCTCACGAAGAAGCGAAGGCTTTGTGTGCTTTGGATGATGAGCAATTTTTGGCAGAACTGAGCCGCCGCTACGGTGATCACATGGGTAAATTGGAGTTACTTGGCGATCGCTTTGTCTTCCAAGTCCAACTGATGCAAAGCGATCGCTACGTCCTCCCCCGTTTGGCATTAATTGGCGATGCAGCCCACAACTGTCACCCCGTCGGCGGACAAGGCTTAAACCTCGGTATCCGCGATGCAGCCGCCCTCGCCCAAATTATCCAAACAGCCCACAAAAAAGGCGAAGATATCGGTAAAATTCAAGTCCTCAAACGCTATGAACGCTGGCGGAAACTGGAGAACCTGACAATTTTAGGGTTCACCGATTTGTTAGATAGAATGTTTTCTAACCAAATCCTACCTTTGGTAGCGGTGCGGCGTTTGGGTTTATGGTTGATGCAGCGCGTTCCAGTGTTAAAGGTATTCGCGCTTAAATTGATGATTGGCTTAAAGGGGCGGACTCCGCAATTAGCACAACGGTTTTAA
- a CDS encoding DUF2235 domain-containing protein — MKRLVICCDGTWQQLTNAYPSNVVKLAQSVKPTANDGVPQIVFYDEGIGTENQKILGGATGLGIDRNIEDCYRFLVLNYVPGDEIYLFGFSRGAYTVRSLAGMIYCSGLLDRPHITKAHEAYELYRKRNVKPKDKEAVDYRNKYGDRVPITLIGCFDTVGALGIPGLAAFKKVHDQLNQRYRFHDTTLNKDIQNALHAMAIDEIREIFDVTPMKPHPEAENQRVIQKWFPGEHGCVGGGTEEHSGLSDAALQWMIDSVGDLGLGLEFDPNVIPTGINPNYKCEFKNDPGFFKLAGIKLRDVGDAIEELHDSTINRLKVRQDYRPKNLQKIIAKLLD; from the coding sequence ATGAAACGTCTTGTAATTTGTTGTGATGGAACTTGGCAACAGTTAACAAATGCCTACCCCAGCAATGTTGTGAAACTGGCTCAATCAGTGAAACCAACTGCAAATGACGGAGTTCCGCAGATTGTATTTTATGATGAGGGAATTGGTACTGAAAATCAAAAGATTTTAGGTGGAGCAACAGGATTAGGAATTGATAGAAATATCGAAGATTGCTATCGATTTCTGGTGCTGAACTATGTTCCTGGTGATGAAATTTATTTGTTTGGCTTTAGTCGTGGTGCTTATACAGTCAGAAGTCTAGCGGGAATGATTTATTGTTCAGGTTTGCTAGACCGACCACATATCACCAAAGCCCATGAAGCGTACGAACTTTATCGGAAACGCAATGTCAAGCCCAAAGATAAAGAAGCTGTAGATTATCGGAACAAATATGGCGATCGCGTTCCGATCACCTTAATTGGTTGTTTTGATACTGTTGGGGCGCTGGGGATTCCTGGGTTAGCCGCCTTCAAAAAAGTTCACGACCAACTGAATCAGCGTTACAGATTCCACGACACCACTTTAAACAAAGATATCCAAAATGCACTGCACGCAATGGCGATCGATGAAATTCGGGAAATCTTTGATGTCACCCCCATGAAACCCCACCCTGAAGCCGAAAACCAACGGGTAATTCAAAAATGGTTTCCTGGTGAACATGGTTGCGTTGGTGGTGGAACTGAAGAACATAGCGGCTTATCTGATGCAGCCTTACAGTGGATGATTGATTCCGTTGGTGATTTAGGACTGGGACTCGAATTTGATCCAAACGTCATTCCCACAGGGATCAACCCCAATTATAAATGCGAATTTAAGAATGACCCTGGATTCTTTAAATTGGCAGGAATCAAGCTGCGGGATGTCGGCGACGCAATTGAAGAACTACACGACAGCACAATCAACCGTTTAAAAGTTCGCCAAGACTATCGCCCCAAAAATTTACAAAAGATTATTGCCAAACTATTAGACTAA